ATGCCTGTACACCCTCGGAATTGGCGATTGGTGAAATCAGGTTTGCTGTAATACCGTCCGCACCGAATTCATTTGCCACGACACGCGTAATTCCGCGAATCGCTTCTTTCGCTGCAGCATACGCAGCTTGTGTTTTATGCCCTTTTAACCCGGCACCTGAAGCAAAGTTAATAATATTGCCGCGCGTTTTCTTTAAATGCGGAATAGCCGCATGCATTAAATACCATGTAGGATAGAAGCCTGTATCCATTGACAATGCTAAATGTTCTGGTGTTGTTTCAAGGAATGGCGTTTGTTTGGAAGCATGTGCATTGTTCACGAGCACATCTAAACGTCCATACTTCTCGACAACTTGTTCCACGACATTTTTCAGTTGATCATGCTTAGTCAAATCAAATTCAATAAAGCTCGAGTTCGGTGAATATTGCTGTAAATCCGCCAATACGTTTGCGCCGGCTTCCGGATTGAGATCAACTGCCACAACAATTGCCCCCTCTTTTGCCATTGCACGCCCCATACCAGCGCCAATACCGCCAGCACCACCTGTAATGATCACTACTTTGTCTTTTAATTTCAATACAATTTCTCCTTCTCAGAAAAACCACAAATCTAACGTGATTGTTCCCAGTATCGTTAATAACTTTTTTGTTACTAACAAATTAAATATACAACTACATCATTTTAGAGGCAAATGATTAACCGCACCTGTTATCCTTTCATTCTGTATCCTTGCTAGATTAAGTTCACTTCCCGCAGCACTTCTTAAACTTCTTTCCGCTGCCACATGGATCATTTCGACCAAGGCGCTATTACATTTACTTATATTAATTTGTAGAGCTTCATACAAATGTGAGCTACTTTTCATTAGCTTTAGTTAAACTTACATTAGCCAAAGTATTTCCTATTTCTCCATTAATAACTGATAAGCTGCCATCGTTTTCAAGAACGATGGCTTGAACTTCCTTTAAGTCCCCAATTCCATCATTTCGTACAGACTGCAGGATATCGCCCTCGCTAATTCTTTCCTTTTTCATCGTTTCTCTAAGAATTGAACCATTTAAATAAAATAAGCTCGGCTCTGACTTGATGAGTTTATTGAATTTTTTCCACCGTACAGATGTGAAGGTCAGCAAGAATTGCAATAAAATCAACAGAACAAATGCTAACAGTCCCTCTAGCAAGCTCACATTTTTATACAATAAAATTGTAGAGAGCACAGAACCAATGGCTACTGTTACCACCAAATCGAAAGCATTTAATTGGGTTAACGACCGTTTCCCGGAAGTCAGCAGGAAGAAGATTAGACCAATATAAGCAAGAATGCCAACAGTGATAATTCTAATAAAACTTTCCAATGTTATTGAGAACATGCTACCAGCTCCTATCTGTAATATTTAGCTTCTCAAGTAGGCAATCATAAAAAAAGCTTAAAGATTCTTATCTAAAACATTCTCATAACCACTTAAGTAATCTACTTTTTTTGTATACCCCATTCATAATCTTCCAAATACTCATCGTTTTAATTTAAAGCTTGTTACGACTCTTTTTAAAAGAATTGAACACTCATTTATAAAACCCAAAATATTGATAAAATTTCAGAGGGCGCTTTAGATAGTTTTATATTAATTCGTATGTAATTTCCGCATTCTTATATTTCTCCTGAAAGCGATGAAGCTCGTCCTTATCAAAGAAAAATGCAATTTCACGGTTATTGTAGACTGCTTTCGCAACTTTCTCGAACGGCTCTTGATTGCCTTCAAAATAAGTAGGCGTTATTGTTGATATACGCTCATAGCAAACCTTTCCTAACTCCAGCGATCGTTCTGGATTAACTTTGTACCATCCTTTAAAGACATATTCAAACCCGCCAAACTCACTTCGGACATGGGCGAATAATGCAATTTCTTGTCTCAGCTCATACAATCGTTTCTTCATATACGCTGCATTAAATTCCGAGTCTGTATGATACTCTGTGAAGAATTGCTCGTCCGCGTTTAGTTCATTATCCCAACTGGCATTCGGATAAAATTTTAACGCTTTAATGTCGATTGCCTCCTGAAATTTATGTTTGGCCCCACTTCCTTGTAATCCTTTATACCCTGCCCCAAAACAGTTGCAGCAATCTTTTACAGTTTTGAAGGCAATGTGCTCCGTTGCATCCAAATACCCTCTATGTACGTAAGTCATTGGATTATATCCTTGTTCAACATCCCACACTTTATAATCCATGGATTCAAACCTTTGACGAATATGTAATACGACTGAGTCGATTCTTTCATTCATTTCCTGCAAATCATTAATCACTTTTATACGAATGACCTCACATTCAATCGCTTGTACGATATCATGTTGACGCATAGAATCACTAAGTATCATTTCTTCTGATAAATGATAGGGCTCATCAATTTCAATAATCATATTGATTTGTGGAAAATAGATATCTGCTAGCGCGTAGGTTTTTGTTTCTATATCCCGGACGATATATTGCTGAGTAATCATTTTTATATCCGGGTTATTCAGTAGATGCCAAATCCGTGATACCACGTAGTTTTCGTCATTTTTCTTATTTGTTTTGGATAGTTGTTTTTTAATAAAGTTGTATTTTTTCATTTATTACTCCTATACGAAGAAAGGTTTTTTGCATCACTAAAAAAGTGCCAGGCACAGTTACACTAGGAACATAGGAGCTTTTCAGCTAGCTCCTCTTATGATAGTCGATCTGAAATTGTCTGGACGGCATCCATAAATACTTTAACAAATGCTTCGCGATATACATCATGCAGTATATGTACGTTTGGTTTATTGCCTGTTGAATTGTGTAAATCTACGACTGTTGCACCTGCTGTAATACCCTCTGTCGACATTTCTACATAGTAGTCTGTTCCTTTGAAAAACTCAGGATGTAGTAAATACATGAAGGCAGAAACGTCATGGAAGCGGAGCACCTCGGCGTAATGCGGCTCACTAAAAGGTGTTGGTTTCGCTACGTCCAAATAATACGTCACAAGATCATAAGCCTTTTGGGCAAACTCAGTACCAATGTCTAGAATTTTTTCCGCCTCAGTTTGCGTGACGAATGCTTTGTGGGTCACATCTAACCCGCACATGCTCATCGGTACGCCTGATTGCATCACAATTTGAGCGGCATGCGGATCTACAAAGGCGTTAAATTCGGCAACGGCTGTTTTATTGCCACCTTGAGCTGCGCCACCCATCCATGAAATAGTTTCAATGTTATCCTTTACTTCTGGGTGAGCGAGTAATAACGCTCCGACATTTGTTAAAGGACCTGTCGCAACAATCGTTACCTTCTCCTCACTCGCTAAAATCGTTTCACGCATAGCTGCAACTGCCGGACGGACATTTGTCGGTACTCCCACTTTCGGAAACTCTACTTTTCCAAACCCAAATGCACCATGAATTTCCTCTGCAACTTCAAGCTTTCGGAACATCGGCTGCTCAAGCCCTCGTGCAATCGTCACGTCTTCTTTAATGTAATTTAAAAACGCATGTGCATTGTAATTCGCCTTACTTTGCGAAATATTTCCAGATGCAGTCGTTACTAAACGAATATCAAAAATATCCTTATTGGCAAATGCTACTGTTAGCATCATTGCATCATCAATACCTGGATCTGTGTCAATAATTAGCGGTCGTCTTATCATGCTGTATTCACCTAATTCTTTCATTTATAGTCTCAGTATTAGATTGCCATAACCACTGTGGTAATTAAAGCAAAAAAGTATATCCTGATAAAATTAAGATTTACTCAGGTTTAATTTTCTATATCCTTATGTCGAGAAAACTCGATGAGCATTAAGTCTTCTGTATCCTTCTCGATTTTTTCTATATCTGGACGATCCCAGTCCCCTCCGAAATACTTTTCTTTATCCAGTATATAATGAAGCTTCGTATACTCCGCCTTTTGTATTAATTGAAGAATATACCCTACCCGATCCATCATGTACTTATTTAAAGCCATCATATCTTTATTAGACAGTTGGCTAATGACTTCTAATGGTCTATTTTGAGGAATCTTTGAGTACTCATCATAACCATATTTACCAGTATGCATATTCCATATCTACTAACTCATCCATGAATTGTCGATCAAGCTTTTTAATACAAATTCGACATATTCTTGTCTTTATTTTTAATTTTGTCTAATATATCATCTTTCCCTCTACTCTAGTACTACAACTGTTCAATTCACACTCAAAAATTAATGGTGAGTGATCACTAACGCTCAGATATTCTCCAATTTCACCAATACTAAAATTCCTAATGTACGGTACAAATTCTTTAGAAACTAAACAGTAATCTATATGGAAAGGTTTTTCTAAATTTTGATGATGATAGTAAGTATATTCGCTCTCCATACCATACTCCTCTTGATTAATATGGTGATAGCAACTAGTTAAATTATAGCTATTAAATAAGTCAATAATTTTATTATATCCACTCTTACCACCTAAACCTGAATAACTTGAAGTTACTCTCTTTTCAAGATTAAAATCACCCATAATAATTACTGGGCTATTCTTAATAAGATTTTCATATTCAATAAATGCATTATATAAAACTTTTCCATAAGAAGCTGAAGGCATTCTCTTAGTCCAAACGGCAATAAGTGTAAAATTTTCTCTTCCACTCACTTTAATAGGTATAATCCATTCATACTTTATATCTTCTACTAACAATTCCAGTTTATAGTCTTTTGAAAAGGTAAACACACCTACTCCTAATCCTCTTACCTTCCCTTCCCCTATCCATAAACAATCTTCAAATTGAAAATCTTTTTCTGATTTTTGTGGATTTTGTACTTCTTGAAGTATGGCAATATCAGGTGCTAAATTAGATATTCTTCTAATTTTTTCAATATTATTTAAGCCATTCTTAACATTCCATGAAATAATTTTCATTGTTTTTCCCCTTGTTCTAAATAGTGTAATATCCCATCACATTATTGCCAAATTTAACCACATTAAATTGTACTCATAAATAGATAAAAACGCAATATCAAATGATATTGCGTTTATTAATCTTACTATTATATATAAATCAAAACGGTACATCTTTTAATGTTGCTAAAATATAACTCATTAAATCAACTTGGTAATTTTTGTATTTCACATCAAGCCTATTGCCGTCCCATTTTTCACGAAATACTTCTTCAATTAGTATTTCCATTCCACCCTCAGCATAGTTTTCTAGAACTTTACGAGCTTCGGCATGGAATTCAGAATCATTGAAACGCTCTAAGTCTTTACCCTTATTTTCATCATTTAAAATCAGTGTATATATTAAATTACGCTCATCTAATGAGAAATAATTTGAACGGAATTCACGGCTTCTTTCAACTACTGGCGATAGTTTACCAGACTTTGCGCCAATTGCTGCGCAAATCAAAAATAAGGAATGATACTTCATATCATATGTGTTCGAGAAAAATGTATAAATATGTTCATATTTTTTACTCGTGTACATTATAATTTGCTTATCACCTAAAAAGTCCATTACTTATAGCCCCCTTGTAGTTAGAGCTGCGTGTAACTCTACTTGTTCAATTTCTGCATCCATCACATCTCGTTGTACAATTCGATAAAATTTACCCAACTTATTATTGTCTTTAAATACGCGTTCTTCATTCACCGTTAACTCAGTATCAGTTAATAATAGAACCCATTGTGATGCTAATGTTGGAATATTAATAATAAGCTGATCGCGGTTATTTGCACTTAAGCGGTTAAATGGTGAGTCCATAAATAGCGGGAAGTTAATTAATATATTATCGCCACTTGCAATTTGCGCGAGTGCCGTAATGAACGCTAACGCTACAATTTGGCGCTGACCTTGTGAAATATCTTGTGTAATATCAATATCATCGTGTCCGATAATCTCAATCTCAAACTTATCATTAATGTTAATTTTTTGAATTAAATTAATATCTTTACGATCAATTAAGCGTTTGAAAATATCAGTTGTTAAGTCACTTAAATTGTATCGCATTGTCGAACTGAATTCTTCCGTAATTTCTTTCACATTTTTACGAATTCTTTCGATATAGTCTAAAACCTTGGAATCAAAAGCAAGTGTTTGATTGTTTTTAAACATATCGGAAAGCTCGACTTCAAGTCGCTCTAATTGTTTTTCAGCTTCATCAATAGCATCTTTGACACGAGCAATTTGAATACGAGTTAGACTTTCTTTTTCGCGTTGTGTTTCTAGTGCATTTTTAATTTCTTCTAAATGTACTTCAGCACCTGCTCTTGAACCAATTTCTTTTTCAACCATCTCAATATCTCGAGCAATCTCTTTACGCTCTATATCTTTTTCACGTATTTTACGGAGTAACTTAACCATCTCTTGCTCGGAAGTGTCATAAGTATTCTGCTTTTCCGTAATTAAGTTTTTAATAGAACTTGAAATTGTGACAAGCTCGGAACGACGATAGTTTTCACGTAGTGATTGTACATATAACATATTTTCCTTATGTACGCTTAGATCATTATCACAGCAAGCACAACGACTTTGTTTTAATGAAAGATCTAATACATCTGATGGAACTATACTACCTTGATCAATTGTCAACTGCTCTAAGTAATTTGTGACATTTGGGAATGTAGCGTTAAGTAATAGAAACGATGCTTCATTACGAAGCTTGCCAACTACTTGTCCTTTTAAGTCATCTAAATATTCTACTTTAGAAGCCAGATTTTCACGTAATCCTTTTAACTGATCTTGTATACGGCGGATATCTTCATTTTGTGATAACTGAAGCTCATAATGGGTAATTAATTTCTTACATTCATTTTGTTCAATTAATAACTGTTGTTGAATCACTTTTTGTTGATCGATTTCAGACTTTTTCACTTCAATTTCTTTTTCTTTACTTTCGATATCTGTGTTTCCAGCGTTATCTATAATTTGCTTTTTTTCAGAGCGGTGTAAAGTTTCAATTATATTATGAGCTTCTTCTAAGTTGTTAATTTGTAAGAGCTTCGAAATAGCTGTCCGTACCTCTTTTTTTACTTCATCAGTCGTTTTCGCCAACGTGTCAATTTTTTCAGCGTCAAATAAGAAGAAGTCTTTAATTTCTTCATCTAAAATTTCATTCATTTTTGCACGAACTGTAACTTCATTATCAAAAGTTTGGGCACCGTAATTTCCATTTTCATCAAACATAACTAACTTTACGTAATCAAAACGTTCTTCGATACGGTCACCACGTTTAATTCCTTTTAAAGCTCGCGTAATTTCGAATTTACGTCCTAAATGTTCAAACGTAACTGTTACAGAGGTTTCAACTGGTCGCTTTGAATCCTCTAATAAGCGGAAACTAGCTAAGTGTACAGGCTCTTTCGGGTTATCTTGCTGAATATGTGTACTTCCATATAATGCATACATTAACGCTCTAAAAAGACCGGTCTTCCCTTTACCATTCTCTCCGAAAACAATCGTAATATTTTTTTCACCTAATGCAAATTCAATTGTTTGCTTGCCCATGTATTGACGAAAGTTTTGGAGTTCCATTTTTAAAAGTATCATCGTTTCATTTCATCTCCTTTGCTACATGCTCTCGTATGTTAGTACGCAGCGCATTACGAACCTCATCCTTTTGTGTCACTTGCTCCACATCTTGTAATAATTTCATAAGAAATGAACGATTCGGTTCCTCTAAATCATTAATACGTTTCAATAACTCCGAATTAATCATAATTTTCGTATTCCTCCTTCATTGCGTAATACACATCCCACGGTTTCATATCCATCAAATGGTTTAGGTTATATGGTGAAATGTACGGTAATATCGTATTTTTTGCATGTGATGGCGTGATGGAGCTATTCGCAAATTCCGCAAAGCGAGGTAACTCTTTACGTGCCACAGATGTGAATGATGAATCATCAGTATCTTTTGGCAATACAATAAAATCGTAAATTTCTGCAAGCACTTTACCATCGTATGTTCGTAAAATTCTTCCTCGACGTTGAACGAATTCTCGAGGATTTGAGGTGCTAGATAAAAAATAAGCTGTCTTCGTACTCGGTACATCTACACCTTCATCTAAACATTTGATTGCTACTAAAATTTGAATATCACCTGCAGCAAAACAATTTAAAATTTCTTTACGTTGCTTATTTGGTACTGTTGAATCAAACTTGTGAACCTTTAACCCAAGACTAGCTAACATACGTGTTATTTCATTTACTTGTCCATCTGCACAATATACAATCGAATGTGAGATGGTTTCAATACCCTTTTTTTCTAACAATTCTATTAAACGTGGAATTTTTTGTTCTGCTTTACTTAAAATTTTGGCACGGCGTCGATTCAATACGCTTAAATGCTCCTCGTCCTTATTCTTACTATTAAAATATTGAATAATTTGGCGAGTAAGTTTCATGTACTTTTGCATTTCTGTATCAGTCAAATCAATCACTTGAGGATGATATTTATAAGGCGTTAACTTATTTGCCAAAATTGCTTGGTCTAACGTGTATTCATAAACGACACCATTGAAATAATCTTTCAAAAAGTGAGTACCTGTTTCATCCCACCAGCGATCTGGGGTTGCAGAAAGGCCTAATCTCGCTTCAATGCTAGTATATGGTAAGTTTCTAAATCCAGAAGCCCCCATGTAGTGGCACTCATCCGCAATTAAAAAGCTATTTGATTGAAGCTTAGCTACTTGTTCATAAAACAACGGATTCATCGCTGTATCATACGTCGTAATTACAACCTCAAAATCACTTATTCCAATATTAAAATTGCGTACAACATACGCTAGTTCATCTTTCCATTTAGCTGTGGATTCATAACATAACAATGGAAACTCAATATTAAATTTCGAACTTTCTTCCTTCCATTGATCTACCAAATGCTTAAATGGTGCAAATATAACACAAAAGACTCGTCCATTTTTTTCACGATAAGATTGCATCGCTAGCAAGCTTGTAATCGTTTTGCCAGTACCAGTAGCCATTTCTAAAATGCCATTCCAGTTGTTTTCGGTAAATTTTTTGATAGCTTTTTTTTGATAATCGTGTGGTTGTGGTCCTTTTAGCTTTACATCACGAATGGGTGGTAGCGTTGACTTGCGATAAGTTAAAATATAATCTTTTAACCTTTCGTTCATTTCTTTTATGATAAGTCCGTTAGTTTGATCATTCCATAATTTTTCAAAATCCTCAACAGCTGCATCTATACGATGTGTATCATGCGGTGGTAGAAAAACATCTATTTTTTCAAAGTTTTCTGAAATACCACCAACTGTTTCGTTAGCAGAGCCGGAAAATAAAACCACGTTATCTTCTATGTCTTTAAAAAGTCCAAATTTTTCGTGATACAATGCATTATTTTCAGTAAATGCTATTTTAATTTCCAGCTTCTCCTCGTAAATAAGCCAAGCTAAAATATTAAGCGTATCGTCTTCAATATTTTTAGCTGTTATTTCTAACTCCTTTAAAAGCTTTCTTTCAATAATATCTTTCTTCGCTTGATAACCGTTTGCAATCGCATCTATATCTTGCTTTGTTAAATGAGGGTTAGCAATAATACGCACCCTACCTCCGTTATACAAGAAAAACTCGAGACCTTGAGCAATGAGCTTTAAGCTTTCGCTCGTAAAATAACCCGCTGCACGATCGTATTTTACACTTTCCCTTAAGCATTTTTCATAAAAATCTTTATATAGCTTTTCATTATCTGAACGGTATTTATATTTCAATGATAGATCCAACAAGCTCAAAAGCTACACCTCCAGTAGTTTTATAAAGCCATATTCATTAAATTCAAACAGTGGACTCGTTTTAATCGCATACGGCATACTTGGAGCATGCGTAAGCTTTTTTAACTTTAAAAACCTTGAAACATCTGCTTCATGATAATTCCCATCATATTCTTCTCGGATTAGTTTATAAGCTAATTCATCAATTGACGTAATTGATAAGTTTGGATTGATAATTAAAAGCTTGTTATAGCGATAATCCCTTGTAGTATCAATAACTATATAACCAATTTTTTTCGCTAAAGCTGCTAATAAATTCGGTTGCCACTGATATTCTGAGATTTCCGTTAAGCTACTAAAACCGATTAGATCGTAAACTGAAATATAATCCTGTTCAGTTAACACCTTTTTAAAATACTCTTTTACTTCCTGTAAAATATCTTCAGTAATATTTAACATATTACTATTAATGTATTTCACCGAAGTATATGGGTAAAAATATTTTTTTTCCTGTAAATCACTAATTACGGATGTATAACTACTTTCTGAATAACCTTTTTCTTTTAAAAAGCTCACTAAGTCACGACGTGTTAGTATCTCAGGAAACTCTTTGAAAATCGCTTCCTCAATTACAGTAATTTCAGATTCTAATGTATATATAAATTGATGGAATCCGCGGAATTCTGGCATTAAGACCTTTAAAATTGAAGCAAAATCATACAGTTTAATAATATTTTTTTCCGCTAATATCGCACTCATATCACTATCAAATTCCATTTCATACATTAAATCTTGTGTATATATATATTCCTCAGTGATAAAGTTTCGAGTAAATGTACGCATTTGATCAAGCTCTGTATGAGTAAAGTTGTATGAACTAAATAACCTTACACCATAATTATTATTTTCTAATTCAACTAATATAAATTCTGGGTCACGGCCAACTAACTGTTCAAGCTTATATGAAGGCCAATGTAATAGTTTTAAAATATCACTTTTAAGCAACACATTATTATTTTTCCTTAAAAGATTGGTTAACACTTCAGATGCATTTTCCACCTTTACATCTAACTTTGTAATACTTAGCGTGTTCCCTCGTCCTATCTGATATTGACCACTAAAATGATGTTGAATGATACTATACAAAAATAACGGTGAAGTGATAGCATAACTATTCCATGTTTCACAGTGCTTTTTATATAGTGTACTTGCTGTCGTAGTATTCATTGTACTTAATAAATCATTTAATTTTGATTCTATGTCTACAATAATATGTTGTTGTAATAAGTCTAAATCTTTATAGACAAAAGTATTCGGATCAACTAATACAATATTTTCTGTATCTCTTATACGTGCAATCGCTGCACGTTTACCATTTTCAAAAATAATGCCGAACGTTTTTTCCATCAAAATATTTAGCCTTGTAAAATTTTCATCTGTCAGCTCATATGGTTGCTCGTTTAATTTGTATTTAAAAAGATATTTAATAAGATGAGGCAGTTTTACATTTTTATAAATATAAATATCATTTTGTCGTCTATATGAGATATTTTTTAGAGTAAAGTCTAGTTTTCCTAACGTTACTTCAAATAGCTTATTTTCATTTATTTTTTTTAAAAGTTTATCAGCAAAAACAATTACTTTATCGTCACCTTCATACGTATTTACTATTTGTATAATGTAATTATTTAACTCAACATCAACCATAATATTGTTGCGAACTTCAAACGATTTAGAATTATTAATATAATAACGAATGATTATTTCAGAATTTTCATTCTCAGTTAAATTAGAAATAATTCTATCAAGCAATACTAATTCCTCTTGAAGTAAATATACTCGTATATATTCGTCAATCTTTAAAAGTTGTAATCGATTAAAAATTTTGTTTACTGCTCTTTTCTCAATTTGACGCACTCGTTCTCGTGTTACATTAAATTCTGTACCAACTTGCTCTAATGTATTGTTTAGACTACGTAATTTTAGTATTGAAATTTCTCTATCTATTAAACTTTCTGCAATCGCTGCAATAGCTTGCTTAACGGGTTTATGTACTTCCATTCGAGCAAATAATTCACTCAATAAAAAATCCCATTCTTCATCTTGGACTATTTCATATAAATGACTTTCTCCATCCATTTCTTCCTGATGATTTAATTTAATTCCTAAAATTTCAACTAATACATTCCATTTAAAATACATTAGTTCTTCGTAAACAGGGAGTGCCAAAATTTGCTCACGTAATTTCGCAGCTTTTATTTTAGCAATCTTATATTGCGCATTTTCTTTAAGCTCAGGTAGCTTTAAATGAAAATCTTCTATTTTTTCATTAATGTAATAATAGTTTTGTTTAGCATAAATATCATTTATAAATGATAAATAAGAAATATTATTTGCTTCTAAAATCATCTTTAAATCATTTTCACAGAAATATTCAATTCTACTTTCAAGTGTATTTAAATGAACTGTATTATTTAAAGTTTTCGTAATTCCTACTTTTACTGCACGTTGTTGAAGATCGTAATAGCGTGAAGTTACATATGAAGCTTTCATTCTCCCTACACCTAATTGCATACTATACGTTTGAATAATGTCAAGATTTATATCAGAAATTTTTGTAATATTATTTTGTGCACAATACTTAACAAACAACTTAAATTTACCACCGAAAAATAGTTCCTGAATCGGAACATCATTTAAAGATCCATAATCATATTGTTCTTCAGGTATTTGTTTTTCAACAATATTAAATTGATCAATAGGTTTTTGATCTTCTACACTTTTTTGAGCCAATGCATCTGTTACTCCACTTGTTATTTTATTCAACTTCCCTTGCATATGAACAATTTCGAATTGAGAATCCTTTAAATATTGTGTAATTAACTCTGAATTTTTCTTTACTAAATGTGCAATACCTTCAATTGTTATATAATTAAAAAACAAATCTGATTGAACATTATAGCGCCGTATTAGATGGTTGATGCCAATCACATCAGTATTTAGTTGAATAAAATTTTGATTGTCATTATATACTCTTACATAATGCATAGGCTCAAATACTTTTGCTGGAAAAAAGTTGTTCTGAATCGACTTTTCAAATGAAAATCCTCGTAGAATTAGTTCATCACGAATATCAAAAAAAAGATTTAGATCTTCCTTATATACTTTACGTAATTCATTTAACCAATCTTCTGTATGTAAAACTTTAGTCAATGTGCTCCCTTTAATATCTTCTAATTTAAAATATTCTGGCACGATTAAATGTTCATAATTCATTTCTTTACTCCCATCCACTCATTATAGGGAAATATGCCCCTCCCAGTAAAAATAAAGTTTTTAGAATGTCCTTTAAAATTTAATCTCATACATCTTTGTAATAACCGATGGAAGAAGACAGATACTAATTTATAATATCATATTTATTTTTACACTAGTCTTTATTTATCAATAAAAAGTTAAATAACATATAATTTTACACAAATAATCATTTAGAATAACACTACTTTTGAAGCATTTCTTATTAAATTATTATAGTAATTAGATTTCCACTATAGGAGGATATCTTTCCATAAAAATCTTTCTCAAAATATCGAGAAAGCCCTAATTTATACTAGGGAATGGACTAAAAAAAGGAAGCGATCCTGCTCTTGCAGTTATTTCAGCTGCTGCATTTATAATTAAAAATGGACGGAAATAAAGTTGAAGTGCATGACGTAGCATGCACCTCTTTAGTTCAATATTAGGAATAACTAAACCACTTCCGCCAAAACGAATTATTACTACTTTCATTAATAAACGCCA
This genomic window from Solibacillus sp. FSL R5-0449 contains:
- a CDS encoding SDR family oxidoreductase, whose product is MKLKDKVVIITGGAGGIGAGMGRAMAKEGAIVVAVDLNPEAGANVLADLQQYSPNSSFIEFDLTKHDQLKNVVEQVVEKYGRLDVLVNNAHASKQTPFLETTPEHLALSMDTGFYPTWYLMHAAIPHLKKTRGNIINFASGAGLKGHKTQAAYAAAKEAIRGITRVVANEFGADGITANLISPIANSEGVQAWAKAQPEYHEQVLAGIPMGKFGDPEQDIGRAAVFLASEDSKYITGQTLMVDGGSIMLH
- a CDS encoding YetF domain-containing protein — encoded protein: MFSITLESFIRIITVGILAYIGLIFFLLTSGKRSLTQLNAFDLVVTVAIGSVLSTILLYKNVSLLEGLLAFVLLILLQFLLTFTSVRWKKFNKLIKSEPSLFYLNGSILRETMKKERISEGDILQSVRNDGIGDLKEVQAIVLENDGSLSVINGEIGNTLANVSLTKANEK
- a CDS encoding AbaSI family restriction endonuclease, whose protein sequence is MKKYNFIKKQLSKTNKKNDENYVVSRIWHLLNNPDIKMITQQYIVRDIETKTYALADIYFPQINMIIEIDEPYHLSEEMILSDSMRQHDIVQAIECEVIRIKVINDLQEMNERIDSVVLHIRQRFESMDYKVWDVEQGYNPMTYVHRGYLDATEHIAFKTVKDCCNCFGAGYKGLQGSGAKHKFQEAIDIKALKFYPNASWDNELNADEQFFTEYHTDSEFNAAYMKKRLYELRQEIALFAHVRSEFGGFEYVFKGWYKVNPERSLELGKVCYERISTITPTYFEGNQEPFEKVAKAVYNNREIAFFFDKDELHRFQEKYKNAEITYELI
- a CDS encoding nucleoside hydrolase, which encodes MIRRPLIIDTDPGIDDAMMLTVAFANKDIFDIRLVTTASGNISQSKANYNAHAFLNYIKEDVTIARGLEQPMFRKLEVAEEIHGAFGFGKVEFPKVGVPTNVRPAVAAMRETILASEEKVTIVATGPLTNVGALLLAHPEVKDNIETISWMGGAAQGGNKTAVAEFNAFVDPHAAQIVMQSGVPMSMCGLDVTHKAFVTQTEAEKILDIGTEFAQKAYDLVTYYLDVAKPTPFSEPHYAEVLRFHDVSAFMYLLHPEFFKGTDYYVEMSTEGITAGATVVDLHNSTGNKPNVHILHDVYREAFVKVFMDAVQTISDRLS
- a CDS encoding endonuclease/exonuclease/phosphatase family protein, with the protein product MKIISWNVKNGLNNIEKIRRISNLAPDIAILQEVQNPQKSEKDFQFEDCLWIGEGKVRGLGVGVFTFSKDYKLELLVEDIKYEWIIPIKVSGRENFTLIAVWTKRMPSASYGKVLYNAFIEYENLIKNSPVIIMGDFNLEKRVTSSYSGLGGKSGYNKIIDLFNSYNLTSCYHHINQEEYGMESEYTYYHHQNLEKPFHIDYCLVSKEFVPYIRNFSIGEIGEYLSVSDHSPLIFECELNSCSTRVEGKMIY
- a CDS encoding AAA family ATPase → MILLKMELQNFRQYMGKQTIEFALGEKNITIVFGENGKGKTGLFRALMYALYGSTHIQQDNPKEPVHLASFRLLEDSKRPVETSVTVTFEHLGRKFEITRALKGIKRGDRIEERFDYVKLVMFDENGNYGAQTFDNEVTVRAKMNEILDEEIKDFFLFDAEKIDTLAKTTDEVKKEVRTAISKLLQINNLEEAHNIIETLHRSEKKQIIDNAGNTDIESKEKEIEVKKSEIDQQKVIQQQLLIEQNECKKLITHYELQLSQNEDIRRIQDQLKGLRENLASKVEYLDDLKGQVVGKLRNEASFLLLNATFPNVTNYLEQLTIDQGSIVPSDVLDLSLKQSRCACCDNDLSVHKENMLYVQSLRENYRRSELVTISSSIKNLITEKQNTYDTSEQEMVKLLRKIREKDIERKEIARDIEMVEKEIGSRAGAEVHLEEIKNALETQREKESLTRIQIARVKDAIDEAEKQLERLEVELSDMFKNNQTLAFDSKVLDYIERIRKNVKEITEEFSSTMRYNLSDLTTDIFKRLIDRKDINLIQKININDKFEIEIIGHDDIDITQDISQGQRQIVALAFITALAQIASGDNILINFPLFMDSPFNRLSANNRDQLIINIPTLASQWVLLLTDTELTVNEERVFKDNNKLGKFYRIVQRDVMDAEIEQVELHAALTTRGL